CCGGCGGAGTACGAGCCGAAGACGGCCCAGCGCATCCAGAGCTTCGCCGCGTGTGGCGCGGGCGAGGTGGGGGAGTCCCGGGATTGTGGCTGGACGGCGGACGGCATCGGGTCCTGCCAGCCAGGCGCGAGCGTGTGGGTGGGCGCCGGGGGCGCGGCGTCCTGCCCGGGGCCCGCGCTGGGGGCCAGCTGGGGCTCGCCCATGGTGCTGCGCGTCTGCGAGGGGGTCGTCGGCTGCGACACGGGTGACCTGACGACGCTGGCGGAGGCCTCCACGAGCTGCGACGCGCTGGGGCCGGTGGCGGCCTTCACCTGCCCGGCGACGGGCTACTTCAACGTGATGACGGCGCCCTACGACAGCACGATGTTCGGCGTGGCGGCGGTGGACGTCGTCTCGGACGTGGCGGCCCAGTACGGCCTGTCGGAGATGGAGGTCTTCGCGATTCGCGAGGGCGCCTTCTACGGCAACATCTTCGACGCGAAGTACCTGGCGACGAAGGTGGACGTCATCGAGGTCCAGGTGCCGGGCGAGAAGCCCAAGTACGTGGTGGAGGGCGACCAGGTCGTCATCCCGGGCGCCATCTACAAGAACATGTACTCCTGCTACGACCCGGCGTGGACGAGCGGGGCGGCGTACTCCGCGAACCGCGTCTGCGCGCTGCCCAACTCCGGCGCCAACTGCGCGTCCACGGTGGTGGGGCCGTGCTGGGGCTCGGGGGCCACCGTCAAGGGCAAGTGCCTGGTGAACGATGGACCGCTCGTCCCGGGCGATGGAGACTTCGAGCTGTGCAGGGACGTCAACAACACCATCTGGAAGGAGCCGGTGACCACGTTCCTCCATGACGCGTGCGGGCCCGTGGAGGCAGGCAAGGAGCGGGTGTGCGCCCGCACCCAGAAGAAGCGGTAGGAGCGCCAGACGATGAAGCAGGGTGGTGTGGAGTCGCTTTATGGCGAGGAGTTGAAGGCCGGTGCCCTGGTGGGGCGGTGGGTGGTGGAGCGCGTCCACTACCGGGGCCCGGTGTCCACCCTGTACCGCGCGAGGGACGCCCAGGGCGCGGGCATCGCGGCGCTGAAGGTGCTCCAGGTGCTCCCCGAGTCGGGAGACATCGCGCTGCGGCGCTTCCAGCGCGAGGCCGCCACGCTCCAGCGCCTGCGCCACCCGAGCATCGTCGACGTGCTCGACTACGGCACGCTCGCGGATGGACGTTCCTTCATCGCCATGGAGTGGCTGGAGGGGAGGGACCTGGCGGCGGAGCTGGCCGCGCGTGGGCCGCTGGCCGCCAGTGAGGCCCTCCAACTGCTGGAGCAGGTGGGCGCGGCGCTCCGGGCCGCGCACGCCGCGGGCGTGGTGCACCGCGACCTCAAGGCGCAGAACGTGATGCGCCTGGAGCGCGACGACGCGGCGCTCGTCGTGAAGCTGGTGGACTTCGGCATCGCCAAGGGCCTCACCCCGGACGCGCCCGGCGCGTCGTCGCTCACGCACACCGGCGTGGCGCTCGGCACGCCCATGTCCATGGCGCCCGAGCAGATCCGCGGAGAGGTCCCCGACGCCCGCACGGACCTCTACGCGCTGGGGGTGCTCCTGTTCCAGCTAGTCACCGGCCAGCCTCCCTTTCCCGGCGCCACGCGGCACGAGGTGGAGGAGCAGCACCTGCACGCGCCGGCGCCGCGGCCCAGTGAGCGCGCGCCCGTGCCCGCGGCGCTCGACGAGGTGGTGCTGCGCTGTCTCGCCAAGCGGCGCGAGGAGCGCTACCCGGACGTGGACGCGCTCTTGGAGGATCTGCGGCGCGCCGTGGGCGGCGGGCAGGCGCGTGGCGCGGGCGCCCACGCGGTGGCGCTCTACGCGGAGGCCCGCGCGTCCCGCGCGCCCGACGCGTCGATGCTGGCGTCGATGGACGCGCTGCTGGAGCACACGGGCGCGGTGGCGCGCGAGGCGGGCCTGGAGGTCCGGATGGAGGGCAGCGGCTGTCTCATGGCGCTGGCCCCGCTGCCCGACGACGCCCATTCGGAGCGCACCGTGCGTGAGCGCGTGCTGTCGGCGGCGCTGGAGCTCGTCGAGCGCGCGGCGCGGGGAGTCGACGGCGCGCGCGTGGGGCTGTCCATCACCGTCCACGTGGACCGGATGCCGCCGGGCGGTGGGAAGGGCAGCCTGCTGCATCTGCCCGGCTGGGTGGCGGACCGCGGGGACGAGGGGCTCGTCGCCACGGTGCCCGCGCTGCGAGACCTGGAGGCGGGGTTCCTCGCGGAGCCCCTGCCCGGAGG
The genomic region above belongs to Myxococcus stipitatus and contains:
- a CDS encoding serine/threonine-protein kinase; its protein translation is MKQGGVESLYGEELKAGALVGRWVVERVHYRGPVSTLYRARDAQGAGIAALKVLQVLPESGDIALRRFQREAATLQRLRHPSIVDVLDYGTLADGRSFIAMEWLEGRDLAAELAARGPLAASEALQLLEQVGAALRAAHAAGVVHRDLKAQNVMRLERDDAALVVKLVDFGIAKGLTPDAPGASSLTHTGVALGTPMSMAPEQIRGEVPDARTDLYALGVLLFQLVTGQPPFPGATRHEVEEQHLHAPAPRPSERAPVPAALDEVVLRCLAKRREERYPDVDALLEDLRRAVGGGQARGAGAHAVALYAEARASRAPDASMLASMDALLEHTGAVAREAGLEVRMEGSGCLMALAPLPDDAHSERTVRERVLSAALELVERAARGVDGARVGLSITVHVDRMPPGGGKGSLLHLPGWVADRGDEGLVATVPALRDLEAGFLAEPLPGGGAIWSRVTGRR